One genomic region from Curtobacterium sp. 9128 encodes:
- a CDS encoding DUF6177 family protein, whose product MVRHPLIDDVVGPAIVVDSDSQVVWLTEALASLLRRASAAERMVVLRTGPQAALTPALRHALGVHGAAWAVRDFDGTLRDGRTGVRAAGVEDFVERGPELLGTPSPEHPVAGDSVRQISIDLTLRHHDERAIDIGSAIEALCHTVGTCPTRWGTAEPLSVPWDRWVVTQYAKHESPGVSTSYAVGDGFSATMTAHLTDGVVIETMSAVLTIPEDGADPELADRLLEAVHRVAEDVVPVFGVVMQRRGDADHLVRAVSHGEPAPLAVVVGPEAAGFLDRGAVWPPPHTSTSTFGAGAAVDGGGQGLIVRLEDGWTALESFLDRIDEDRFLQLVGGAPLDPAHDEGTLDGHVGAGGRHGGIGAP is encoded by the coding sequence ATGGTCAGACATCCCCTCATCGACGACGTCGTCGGCCCCGCGATCGTGGTCGACTCCGACTCGCAGGTGGTGTGGCTGACCGAGGCGCTGGCCTCGCTGCTGCGGCGTGCGTCCGCGGCCGAACGCATGGTCGTGCTCCGGACCGGGCCGCAGGCTGCGCTCACGCCGGCGCTCCGCCACGCCCTGGGCGTGCACGGTGCCGCGTGGGCGGTGCGGGACTTCGACGGGACCCTCCGCGACGGCCGGACCGGTGTCCGTGCCGCCGGCGTCGAGGACTTCGTCGAGCGCGGGCCGGAACTGCTCGGGACACCCTCCCCTGAACACCCGGTCGCCGGTGACTCGGTGCGCCAGATCAGCATCGACCTCACGCTGCGCCACCACGACGAGCGGGCGATCGACATCGGGTCCGCGATCGAGGCCCTGTGCCACACGGTCGGTACCTGTCCGACGCGCTGGGGCACAGCCGAGCCGTTGTCAGTGCCGTGGGACCGCTGGGTCGTCACGCAGTACGCCAAGCACGAGTCGCCCGGCGTCAGTACCTCGTACGCCGTCGGCGACGGCTTCTCCGCGACCATGACCGCGCACCTCACCGACGGCGTCGTCATCGAGACCATGTCCGCCGTCCTGACGATCCCGGAGGACGGGGCGGACCCGGAGCTCGCGGACCGGCTGCTCGAGGCCGTGCACCGCGTCGCCGAGGACGTCGTCCCGGTGTTCGGCGTCGTCATGCAGCGGCGTGGGGACGCCGACCACCTCGTCCGTGCCGTGTCGCACGGCGAACCGGCACCGCTCGCCGTCGTGGTCGGACCGGAGGCGGCCGGGTTCCTCGACCGAGGTGCCGTGTGGCCGCCGCCGCACACCTCGACCTCGACGTTCGGTGCCGGTGCTGCGGTCGACGGAGGCGGGCAGGGACTCATCGTCCGGCTCGAAGACGGCTGGACGGCGCTCGAGTCGTTCCTCGACCGCATCGACGAGGACCGCTTCCTCCAGCTGGTCGGCGGCGCTCCGCTCGACCCGGCGCACGACGAGGGAACGCTCGACGGGCACGTCGGTGCCGGCGGTCGGCACGGTGGCATCGGTGCCCCGTGA
- a CDS encoding cytochrome c oxidase assembly protein, with translation MLAIAIPLAVGCSILGMTVTGAFTASQQLVSAGDLVQYGLPVARVVHDTMAALTIGLLIVAAFALPAQKKDHGAMSSVQHRAVRWAATTGAIWFLAAVVSLVFTGANTLGVPLTNSVFARNFMLFAFQVEIGQALVVSAAAILIATVLAAFATRVTTLAMATVAGLFALLPLALSGHAAGSLEHANAVNSLAIHLIGVCVWAGGLVAVVALRTRTKGATGRMVARYSTLAGWSFAAVAFSGIVNASLRLTGPLDLFTTTYGWLITVKASILILLGLAGVVQRRKLVPALLRSPLDRRSFTRFALAEIVFMAVAIGVSVAVSRSQPPIPQTPETGEDTRSGLIGYPYPPTQTLHTFLTQWHIDWVWLALAVVGAGWYLVAVRKLRKRGDKWPVGRTISWLLGCAVFIWTTSAGPSVYGMIHFSSHMIQHMLLMMFVPLPLVLGGPVLLALRTLPVRNDGSRGAREWLMLFVHSRYMQFMAKPAVAGVIFAGSLVVFYFTGAFQAAMQSHEWHVAMVVHFVLSGYLFFWVFVGIDPGPKRPQYPILIIALLATLAFHAFFGVAVMTSESIYAVDWFHALGQTNDAALLADQHTGGGIAWGASELPMVFVALLVVRNWVKSDKRDAKRLDRQADRDGDAELKAYNERLSAMNRD, from the coding sequence GTGCTCGCCATCGCGATCCCGCTCGCGGTCGGCTGCTCGATCCTCGGCATGACCGTGACCGGCGCGTTCACGGCGAGCCAGCAGCTCGTGTCGGCCGGCGACCTCGTGCAGTACGGGCTCCCCGTCGCGCGGGTGGTGCACGACACGATGGCGGCGCTCACGATCGGGCTGCTCATCGTCGCCGCGTTCGCGCTGCCCGCGCAGAAGAAGGACCACGGCGCGATGTCGAGCGTCCAGCACCGGGCGGTTCGGTGGGCGGCGACGACCGGAGCGATCTGGTTCCTCGCCGCCGTCGTCAGCCTGGTCTTCACCGGGGCGAACACCCTCGGGGTCCCGCTGACGAACTCGGTGTTCGCGCGGAACTTCATGCTCTTCGCGTTCCAGGTCGAGATCGGGCAGGCGCTCGTCGTGTCGGCGGCCGCGATCCTCATCGCGACGGTGCTCGCGGCGTTCGCGACCCGGGTCACGACACTCGCCATGGCGACGGTCGCCGGGCTCTTCGCGCTGCTCCCCCTCGCCCTCTCCGGCCATGCCGCCGGGTCCCTCGAGCACGCCAACGCGGTCAACTCCCTCGCGATCCACCTCATCGGGGTGTGCGTGTGGGCCGGTGGGCTCGTCGCGGTCGTCGCACTGCGCACCAGGACGAAGGGCGCGACCGGACGCATGGTCGCCCGGTACTCGACGCTCGCCGGGTGGTCGTTCGCCGCCGTGGCGTTCTCCGGCATCGTGAACGCCTCGCTCCGTCTGACCGGGCCGCTCGACCTGTTCACGACGACCTACGGCTGGCTCATCACCGTCAAGGCGTCGATCCTGATCCTGCTCGGGCTCGCCGGTGTCGTGCAGCGACGGAAGCTCGTGCCGGCACTGCTGCGCTCCCCGCTCGACCGCCGGTCGTTCACCCGGTTCGCCCTCGCCGAGATCGTGTTCATGGCCGTCGCCATCGGCGTCTCCGTCGCGGTGTCCCGGAGCCAGCCGCCGATCCCGCAGACCCCGGAGACCGGCGAGGACACCCGCTCGGGCCTCATCGGCTACCCGTACCCGCCGACGCAGACACTGCACACCTTCCTCACGCAGTGGCACATCGACTGGGTGTGGCTCGCGCTCGCCGTGGTCGGTGCCGGCTGGTACCTCGTCGCCGTCCGGAAGCTCCGGAAGCGCGGCGACAAGTGGCCGGTCGGCCGGACGATCTCGTGGCTGCTCGGCTGCGCGGTGTTCATCTGGACGACCTCGGCCGGTCCGTCGGTCTACGGCATGATCCACTTCTCGTCGCACATGATCCAGCACATGCTGCTGATGATGTTCGTGCCGCTGCCGCTCGTGCTCGGCGGCCCGGTGCTGCTCGCACTGCGGACCCTGCCGGTCCGGAACGACGGCTCGCGCGGCGCCCGGGAGTGGCTCATGCTGTTCGTGCACTCGCGGTACATGCAGTTCATGGCGAAGCCCGCCGTCGCCGGGGTGATCTTCGCCGGATCCCTCGTGGTGTTCTACTTCACCGGTGCGTTCCAGGCCGCCATGCAGTCACACGAGTGGCACGTGGCGATGGTCGTCCACTTCGTGCTGAGCGGCTACCTGTTCTTCTGGGTGTTCGTCGGCATCGACCCCGGTCCCAAGCGCCCGCAGTACCCGATCCTCATCATCGCCCTGCTCGCGACCCTGGCGTTCCACGCGTTCTTCGGTGTCGCCGTGATGACGTCGGAGTCGATCTACGCCGTCGACTGGTTCCACGCCCTCGGGCAGACGAACGACGCCGCACTCCTCGCCGACCAGCACACCGGCGGCGGCATCGCGTGGGGTGCGTCCGAGCTGCCGATGGTGTTCGTGGCGCTGCTCGTGGTGCGGAACTGGGTGAAGTCGGACAAGCGCGACGCGAAGCGCCTCGACCGCCAGGCCGACCGCGACGGGGACGCCGAGCTGAAGGCGTACAACGAGCGCCTGTCCGCGATGAACCGCGACTGA
- a CDS encoding GNAT family N-acetyltransferase yields MYRVVELDVPATMTDDRAKVRAFQEWVDVSNRSEVAVHGLAELAWKAEEQLPLQHDPEAPSRLFVVRDETADSEDGGIVVAAGAYDSKTAEGTPNCWISIGVDPEHRRRGIGTLLADHIEGIARAEGRTQWKTYAVSRQVGPAAGPGYVVAPTGFGAVPADEPGVRFLTGRGWRFGQVNRISRLALPADHSVVQTLHERASTAAGPDYRVHSWTGRTPTEWQAGIALLETRMSTDAPEGDMEEPEDVWTVERLQEHEEHLEDSPRTLLTVAVEHVPSTTLVGFTQLSVPDDRDQPVFQWDTLVLREHRGHRLGWLLKVVGIETIERDHPGHPSIVTFNAEENRPMLDVNEAVGFVGVGSEGIWERKV; encoded by the coding sequence GTGTACCGCGTCGTCGAACTCGACGTCCCCGCCACCATGACCGACGACCGTGCGAAGGTGCGGGCGTTCCAGGAGTGGGTCGACGTGTCGAACCGCTCTGAGGTCGCCGTCCACGGCCTCGCCGAGCTCGCCTGGAAGGCCGAGGAACAGCTCCCCCTGCAGCATGACCCGGAGGCACCGAGCCGACTGTTCGTCGTCCGGGACGAGACGGCGGACTCCGAGGACGGGGGCATCGTCGTCGCTGCCGGCGCGTACGACTCGAAGACCGCCGAGGGCACGCCGAACTGCTGGATCTCGATCGGCGTCGACCCCGAGCACCGTCGCCGCGGGATCGGCACGCTGCTCGCCGACCACATCGAGGGCATCGCCCGCGCCGAGGGCCGCACCCAATGGAAGACCTACGCCGTCTCGCGGCAGGTCGGTCCCGCTGCCGGCCCCGGGTACGTCGTCGCCCCGACCGGGTTCGGCGCCGTCCCCGCGGACGAGCCAGGGGTCCGCTTCCTGACCGGCCGAGGCTGGCGCTTCGGCCAGGTGAACCGCATCAGCCGGCTCGCGCTGCCGGCAGACCACTCGGTGGTGCAGACCCTGCACGAGCGGGCGTCGACCGCGGCAGGTCCCGACTACCGCGTGCACTCCTGGACGGGTCGCACGCCAACCGAGTGGCAGGCGGGCATCGCCCTGCTCGAGACCCGGATGAGCACCGACGCACCAGAGGGCGACATGGAGGAGCCGGAGGACGTGTGGACCGTCGAGCGGCTGCAGGAACACGAGGAACACCTCGAGGACTCCCCCAGGACGTTGCTCACCGTCGCGGTCGAACACGTCCCGAGCACCACCCTGGTGGGTTTCACGCAGCTGTCCGTGCCGGATGACCGCGATCAGCCCGTGTTCCAGTGGGACACGCTCGTCCTCCGGGAACACCGCGGGCACCGGCTCGGCTGGCTGCTCAAGGTCGTCGGGATCGAGACGATCGAGCGGGACCACCCGGGGCACCCGTCCATCGTGACGTTCAACGCCGAGGAGAACCGGCCGATGCTCGACGTGAACGAGGCGGTCGGGTTCGTCGGCGTCGGCAGCGAGGGGATCTGGGAGCGCAAGGTGTGA
- the dcd gene encoding dCTP deaminase, giving the protein MLLSDRDITAQLAAGRIGLDPRDLSLVQPSSVDVRLDKFFRLFDNHKYPHIDPAVDQPDLTRLVEADPDEAFVLHPGEFVLGSTYEVVTLPDDIAARLEGKSSLGRLGLLTHSTAGFIDPGFSGHVTLELSNVATLPIKLWPGMKIGQLCFFQLSSPADKPYGSAEYQSRYQGQRGPTPSRSAQNFHRTDVSVRD; this is encoded by the coding sequence GTGCTGCTCTCCGACCGCGACATCACCGCCCAGCTCGCCGCAGGCCGGATCGGCCTCGATCCCCGCGATCTCTCGCTCGTCCAGCCGTCGAGCGTCGACGTACGCCTCGACAAGTTCTTCCGGCTGTTCGACAACCACAAGTACCCCCACATCGACCCGGCCGTGGACCAGCCCGACCTCACCCGTCTGGTCGAGGCCGACCCGGACGAGGCCTTCGTGCTGCACCCCGGTGAGTTCGTGCTGGGGTCGACGTACGAGGTCGTCACGCTCCCCGACGACATCGCCGCCAGGCTCGAGGGCAAGAGCTCGCTCGGCCGTCTCGGACTCCTGACGCACTCGACCGCCGGGTTCATCGACCCCGGGTTCTCCGGCCACGTGACCCTGGAGCTCTCGAACGTCGCGACCCTGCCCATCAAGCTCTGGCCGGGCATGAAGATCGGGCAGCTCTGCTTCTTCCAGCTGTCGAGCCCCGCGGACAAGCCGTACGGCTCCGCCGAGTACCAGTCGCGGTACCAGGGCCAGCGTGGCCCGACACCGTCGCGGTCGGCGCAGAACTTCCACCGGACGGACGTCTCCGTCCGCGACTGA
- a CDS encoding XRE family transcriptional regulator: MSGVLARPADRLSAADLIRDARLRAELTQVQLAKRAGVTQSVISTYENGRREPSLAALQRLLFAAGFMTVIDLEPVADPPPLRERVAAARLELLEVITRLGGMNPRLFGSVARGEDGPDSDVDLMVDLRPGLGIFALMRIQDAAEQVLGVRVDVVAAAGMSEDVVRDAVPL, encoded by the coding sequence ATGTCAGGTGTCCTTGCACGACCCGCGGACCGACTGTCCGCGGCCGACCTCATCCGTGACGCGCGACTCCGTGCCGAGCTGACCCAGGTCCAGCTCGCGAAGCGGGCGGGCGTCACGCAGAGCGTCATCAGCACCTACGAGAACGGTCGACGCGAGCCGTCCCTCGCGGCGCTCCAGCGGTTGCTCTTCGCCGCGGGCTTCATGACCGTCATCGACCTGGAGCCCGTCGCCGATCCGCCGCCGCTCCGCGAACGGGTCGCCGCCGCCCGACTCGAGCTGCTCGAGGTCATCACGCGACTCGGCGGGATGAACCCGCGGCTGTTCGGCAGCGTCGCCCGGGGCGAGGACGGTCCGGACAGCGATGTCGACCTGATGGTGGACCTGCGCCCGGGGCTCGGGATCTTCGCCCTCATGCGCATCCAGGACGCCGCGGAGCAGGTGCTCGGCGTGCGCGTCGACGTCGTCGCGGCGGCCGGCATGAGCGAGGACGTCGTCCGGGACGCGGTGCCGCTGTGA
- a CDS encoding HepT-like ribonuclease domain-containing protein, which produces MNRDVPERLDDVIRACGVIDRYVSDTSLPEDLVYDAVRMRLVEIGEAVRMLPVAVTAGEPGIPWSRVSLLGERLTRRYFDTTPAIVLGTARVDVPHLCEAARRLRARHG; this is translated from the coding sequence GTGAACCGCGACGTCCCGGAGCGGCTCGACGACGTCATCCGGGCGTGCGGGGTCATCGACCGGTACGTCTCGGACACGTCGCTGCCGGAGGACCTGGTCTACGACGCCGTCCGGATGCGCCTCGTCGAGATCGGCGAGGCCGTGCGGATGCTCCCAGTGGCGGTGACGGCTGGCGAGCCGGGCATCCCGTGGTCGCGCGTCTCGCTCCTCGGCGAACGACTCACCCGGCGCTACTTCGACACGACGCCGGCGATCGTGCTCGGGACCGCGCGGGTGGACGTCCCACACCTCTGCGAGGCGGCCCGCCGCCTGCGTGCCCGCCACGGCTAG
- a CDS encoding sugar-binding protein → MRKKIVAGLSLALIAGLALSGCSARGSDSGSGSDATIKKGDLIGVALPAKTSQNWVLAGAAFKKSIEDAGFKADIQYANAGSPVPDQQSQISGMITKGAKAVIIGAADGSQLTSQVKSAKSSGAVVIAWDRNILNTKNVDYYVAFNNYKVGQLQANALLKGLKEKKGSGPYNVELFAGSPDDANATVFFNGAMSVLQPKIDDGTLKVVSGQTTFGKVNTQGWLAQKAQSRMTDLLSQYYTGDTKLDGVLSPNDTLARAILTATKAAGKDNPVVTGQDSETASIPLIMSGEQYSTIYKNTTEEAQAAVDLVSTLAKGDKPDTKIDKTNNYNGVKTVPAIELTPVLVTKENAVEAYKGNDTLEKLAEAGK, encoded by the coding sequence ATGCGCAAGAAGATCGTCGCCGGCCTCAGCCTGGCGCTCATCGCGGGTCTCGCCCTCAGCGGCTGCTCCGCACGTGGCTCGGACTCCGGCAGCGGTTCCGACGCGACCATCAAGAAGGGCGACCTCATCGGCGTCGCGCTCCCGGCGAAGACCTCGCAGAACTGGGTCCTCGCGGGTGCCGCGTTCAAGAAGTCGATCGAGGACGCCGGCTTCAAGGCGGACATCCAGTACGCCAACGCCGGCAGCCCCGTCCCGGACCAGCAGTCGCAGATCTCGGGCATGATCACCAAGGGTGCGAAGGCCGTCATCATCGGTGCGGCCGACGGCTCGCAGCTCACCTCGCAGGTCAAGTCGGCGAAGTCCTCTGGTGCCGTCGTCATCGCCTGGGACCGCAACATCCTGAACACCAAGAACGTCGACTACTACGTCGCGTTCAACAACTACAAGGTCGGCCAGCTGCAGGCCAACGCGCTCCTCAAGGGCCTCAAGGAGAAGAAGGGCAGCGGGCCGTACAACGTCGAGCTCTTCGCCGGTTCGCCGGACGACGCCAACGCGACGGTGTTCTTCAACGGTGCGATGAGCGTCCTGCAGCCGAAGATCGACGACGGCACGCTCAAGGTCGTCTCGGGTCAGACCACGTTCGGCAAGGTCAACACGCAGGGCTGGCTCGCGCAGAAGGCCCAGTCCCGCATGACGGACCTCCTGTCGCAGTACTACACGGGTGACACCAAGCTCGACGGCGTCCTGTCGCCGAACGACACCCTCGCCCGTGCGATCCTCACCGCGACCAAGGCCGCCGGCAAGGACAACCCCGTCGTCACCGGGCAGGACTCGGAGACCGCGTCGATCCCGCTCATCATGAGCGGCGAGCAGTACTCGACGATCTACAAGAACACCACGGAAGAGGCCCAGGCGGCCGTCGACCTGGTCTCGACGCTGGCGAAGGGCGACAAGCCCGACACCAAGATCGACAAGACGAACAACTACAACGGTGTGAAGACGGTCCCCGCGATCGAGCTCACCCCGGTGCTCGTCACCAAGGAGAACGCGGTCGAGGCCTACAAGGGCAACGACACCCTCGAGAAGCTGGCCGAGGCCGGCAAGTAA
- the mmsB gene encoding multiple monosaccharide ABC transporter permease has translation MKNLRLLFGKGNSIGQYGMIIALIAILAIFSVTTNGLILEPTNVINLFLQYSYILILALGMVMVIIAGHIDLSVGSVAAVVGIVVAQSMAVWHFPVWAAIVLGLVCGALIGAWQGFWVAFVRVPAFIVTLAGQLIFRGANQIIGNSTSVPVPDSYTTIGAGFIPDFGPGTPFSNGTVLIGLVTVAALIIIEARGRSRRRKMQAEVPPLWVSIVRTGVLVAVTLVATYLFAAGPVGTSVPIVAIILGVLTIIYGFVTKNTIFGRQVYAVGGNANAAVLSGVSAKKVNFFVMMNMSVLAAIAGMVFVGYSGASGPADGTGWELDAIAAVFVGGAAVAGGVGTISGSIIGGLVMALLSNGLQLMGIESNKVQIIRGLVLLVAVAFDVYSKSQGRPSLIGGMMRQFQRKDTEQNTVAAQQPKSIEDQPEKITLP, from the coding sequence ATGAAGAACTTGAGACTGCTCTTCGGTAAGGGCAACAGCATCGGCCAGTACGGCATGATCATCGCGTTGATCGCGATCCTCGCCATCTTCTCGGTCACGACGAACGGGCTCATCCTCGAGCCCACGAACGTCATCAACCTGTTCCTGCAGTACTCCTACATCCTCATCCTGGCGCTCGGCATGGTCATGGTGATCATCGCCGGCCACATCGACCTGTCGGTCGGATCGGTCGCGGCGGTCGTCGGCATCGTCGTCGCCCAGTCGATGGCCGTGTGGCACTTCCCGGTGTGGGCCGCGATCGTCCTCGGCCTGGTGTGCGGCGCCCTGATCGGTGCGTGGCAGGGCTTCTGGGTCGCGTTCGTCCGGGTTCCCGCGTTCATCGTGACGCTGGCCGGTCAGCTGATCTTCCGTGGTGCGAACCAGATCATCGGCAACTCGACATCCGTCCCCGTGCCGGACAGCTACACGACGATCGGCGCCGGGTTCATCCCGGACTTCGGACCAGGCACCCCGTTCTCGAACGGCACCGTCCTGATCGGTCTCGTCACCGTCGCGGCGCTCATCATCATCGAGGCGCGCGGGCGGTCCCGTCGCCGGAAGATGCAGGCCGAGGTCCCGCCGCTGTGGGTCTCGATCGTCCGCACCGGTGTCCTCGTCGCCGTGACGCTCGTCGCGACGTACCTGTTCGCCGCCGGCCCCGTCGGCACCTCGGTCCCGATCGTCGCGATCATCCTCGGCGTCCTGACGATCATCTACGGCTTCGTCACGAAGAACACGATCTTCGGTCGCCAGGTCTACGCCGTCGGTGGCAACGCCAACGCCGCGGTCCTCTCCGGCGTCAGTGCGAAGAAGGTCAACTTCTTCGTCATGATGAACATGTCCGTCCTCGCCGCGATCGCCGGCATGGTCTTCGTCGGGTACTCGGGCGCCTCCGGCCCTGCTGACGGCACCGGCTGGGAGCTCGACGCGATCGCCGCCGTGTTCGTCGGTGGTGCAGCGGTCGCCGGTGGTGTCGGCACGATCTCCGGGTCGATCATCGGTGGTCTCGTCATGGCGCTGCTGTCGAACGGCCTGCAGCTCATGGGCATCGAGTCGAACAAGGTGCAGATCATCCGTGGTCTCGTCCTGCTCGTCGCCGTCGCCTTCGACGTCTACTCGAAGTCGCAGGGGCGTCCGTCCCTGATCGGCGGCATGATGCGGCAGTTCCAGCGCAAGGACACCGAACAGAACACGGTGGCCGCGCAGCAGCCGAAGTCCATCGAGGACCAGCCCGAGAAGATCACCCTCCCCTAG
- the mmsA gene encoding multiple monosaccharide ABC transporter ATP-binding protein, whose amino-acid sequence MRSITKEFPGVKALADVSLTVRAGEIHAICGENGAGKSTLMKVLSGVYPYGTYTGEIVYEGEEVRFKDIKQSEQAGIVIIHQELALIPELSITENLFLGNEPSRFGAIDWTTAQLRAQDLLARVGLADDPDTQIKNIGVGKQQLVEIAKALHKDVKLLILDEPTAALNENDSQHLLDLIVGLKAKGISSIIISHKLNEIEQIADSITIIRDGKAIETLNVKADGVNEDRIIRGMVGRSLESRFPDRTPKIGETFFEVRDWTVQHPLDSSRLVCKGSNFHVKRGEIVGFAGLMGAGRTELAMSIFGHSYGTFLGGQVIKDGQEIKLNNVQQAIDAGLGYVSEDRKALGLNLLDTVKRSTVSADLHKISKAGVVDSLEEYDVAEKYRKLLRTKVPSVEENVGKLSGGNQQKVVLSKWMFTDPDLLILDEPTRGIDVGAKFEIYGIIQQLAAEGKGIILISSELPELLGLSDRIYTIFEGQITNDVPADQADPETLMRSMTSARKGALAK is encoded by the coding sequence CGGTCGATCACCAAGGAGTTCCCTGGTGTCAAGGCCCTCGCGGACGTCTCGCTCACGGTCCGCGCCGGTGAGATCCACGCGATCTGCGGGGAGAACGGTGCGGGCAAGTCGACCCTCATGAAGGTCCTGTCCGGCGTCTACCCGTACGGCACCTACACGGGCGAGATCGTCTACGAAGGCGAAGAGGTCCGCTTCAAGGACATCAAGCAGTCCGAGCAGGCCGGCATCGTCATCATCCACCAGGAGCTCGCGCTCATCCCGGAGCTCTCGATCACCGAGAACCTGTTCCTCGGCAACGAGCCGAGCCGCTTCGGGGCGATCGACTGGACCACGGCCCAGCTCCGCGCCCAGGACCTGCTCGCCCGCGTCGGCCTCGCCGACGACCCGGACACGCAGATCAAGAACATCGGTGTCGGCAAGCAGCAGCTGGTCGAGATCGCCAAGGCCCTGCACAAGGACGTCAAGCTCCTCATCCTCGACGAGCCCACCGCGGCGCTCAACGAGAACGACTCGCAGCACCTGCTCGACCTGATCGTCGGTCTGAAGGCCAAAGGCATCTCGAGCATCATCATCAGCCACAAGCTCAACGAGATCGAGCAGATCGCCGACAGCATCACGATCATCCGTGACGGCAAGGCCATCGAGACGCTCAACGTCAAGGCGGACGGCGTCAACGAGGACCGCATCATCCGCGGGATGGTCGGCCGCTCGCTCGAGTCCCGCTTCCCCGACCGCACCCCGAAGATCGGCGAGACCTTCTTCGAGGTCCGCGACTGGACCGTGCAGCACCCGCTCGACTCGTCGCGCCTGGTCTGCAAGGGCTCGAACTTCCACGTGAAGCGCGGCGAGATCGTCGGGTTCGCCGGGCTCATGGGCGCCGGCCGCACCGAGCTCGCGATGAGCATCTTCGGCCACTCCTACGGCACGTTCCTCGGTGGCCAGGTCATCAAGGACGGCCAGGAGATCAAGCTCAACAACGTCCAGCAGGCGATCGACGCCGGGCTCGGCTACGTGTCCGAGGACCGCAAGGCACTCGGCCTGAACCTGCTCGACACCGTGAAGCGCTCGACGGTGTCCGCCGACCTGCACAAGATCTCGAAGGCCGGCGTCGTGGACTCCCTCGAGGAGTACGACGTCGCCGAGAAGTACCGGAAGCTGCTCCGCACGAAGGTGCCGAGCGTCGAGGAGAACGTCGGGAAGCTCTCCGGCGGGAACCAGCAGAAGGTCGTCCTGTCGAAGTGGATGTTCACCGACCCGGACCTACTCATCCTCGACGAACCGACCCGCGGCATCGACGTGGGCGCGAAGTTCGAGATCTACGGCATCATCCAGCAGCTCGCGGCCGAGGGGAAGGGCATCATCCTCATCTCGTCCGAGCTCCCGGAACTCCTGGGCCTCTCCGACCGGATCTACACGATCTTCGAGGGCCAGATCACCAACGACGTACCGGCCGACCAGGCCGATCCGGAAACGCTCATGCGCAGCATGACCTCCGCGCGGAAGGGCGCACTCGCGAAATGA